One stretch of Sandaracinaceae bacterium DNA includes these proteins:
- a CDS encoding ATP-grasp domain-containing protein — protein MSRPRVLFVGRRRGALLAAARLDVEVMLLDDAGRPERAAGAHAGAKVDFADLEGCVAAAERLTRTQPVDAVVAVVERAVLPAAAIREALGVVGPSVEDALPWRDKMAMKHAIEDAGIPCARSVPVEAGTDPAALVSALGLPMVLKPRASSGSRGTVVARDLAQVSAALQDGWMAESFVRGMELSVESFVVEGQPRWVNVTDYLLPGWANVVPAAHGSRIENAVRALNEEAIAALGVEDGITHLEAFVIDDGETVQVVFGELAQRPPGGYLMELIARAWGFDPWLALLCIALGRPVSFPETAARSAGVWFLHPGEGEVLGVEGLDEARNVPGVIAVDCALEVGQRISRRDGTGQHKGRVLAVTDDHASSARALREAMACLRVKTRAVA, from the coding sequence GTGTCCCGACCTCGCGTGTTGTTCGTCGGCCGCCGTCGTGGCGCGCTGCTCGCCGCAGCCCGTCTCGACGTCGAGGTGATGTTGCTCGATGATGCCGGCCGCCCCGAGCGCGCCGCCGGCGCCCACGCCGGCGCGAAGGTCGACTTCGCGGACCTCGAGGGCTGCGTCGCCGCGGCGGAACGCCTCACGCGGACCCAGCCGGTCGACGCGGTGGTGGCGGTGGTCGAGCGCGCCGTCTTGCCCGCGGCCGCGATCCGCGAGGCGCTGGGCGTCGTCGGCCCGTCCGTCGAGGACGCGCTCCCCTGGCGGGACAAGATGGCGATGAAGCACGCGATCGAAGACGCGGGCATCCCGTGCGCGCGCTCGGTCCCCGTCGAGGCGGGCACCGATCCGGCCGCGCTCGTCTCGGCGCTGGGGCTCCCGATGGTGCTCAAGCCGCGCGCGTCCTCCGGCAGCCGGGGCACGGTCGTCGCGCGCGATCTCGCGCAGGTGAGCGCCGCGCTCCAGGACGGCTGGATGGCGGAGAGCTTCGTGCGCGGCATGGAGCTGAGCGTGGAGTCCTTCGTCGTCGAGGGGCAGCCGCGCTGGGTCAACGTCACCGACTACCTGCTCCCCGGCTGGGCCAACGTCGTCCCCGCCGCCCACGGCTCGCGCATCGAGAACGCGGTCCGCGCCCTCAACGAAGAGGCCATCGCGGCGCTCGGCGTCGAGGACGGCATCACCCACCTCGAGGCCTTCGTCATCGACGACGGCGAGACCGTCCAGGTGGTCTTCGGGGAGCTCGCCCAGCGCCCGCCGGGCGGCTACCTGATGGAGCTGATCGCGCGCGCGTGGGGCTTCGACCCCTGGCTCGCGCTCCTCTGTATCGCGCTCGGGCGCCCGGTGAGCTTCCCGGAGACCGCGGCGCGCTCCGCCGGCGTGTGGTTCCTGCACCCGGGCGAGGGAGAGGTGCTCGGCGTCGAGGGTCTCGACGAGGCCCGCAACGTGCCCGGCGTGATCGCCGTCGACTGCGCGCTCGAGGTCGGTCAGCGCATCAGCCGCCGCGACGGCACCGGCCAGCACAAGGGCCGTGTCCTCGCCGTGACCGACGACCACGCCTCGAGCGCGCGCGCGCTCCGCGAGGCGATGGCGTGCCTCCGCGTCAAGACCCGCGCCGTCGCCTGA